The DNA segment TAAGTTTCTCCCTGCTCCGCAAAATTTGCACATACACCATTCAATTCCGGCAAACCTATTCATCGGATGACTTTAAGACATCCGATGAATACAAACTGTTTAAATGCACGGCATTAACTTTTATTTTCGGCAAAAAATAACTATATTTGCATAAGTAAAAGCAAATAAGTTGCAAACATATCATACAAACATAACCGAATACTGCTTCCTGCCCGGCGGTGCAATATACAAAACAACAAACGGCACGGACGAACTGCTCTTCACCTACACCGACCACATCGGCTCAATAACACACATAACCGACAACGAAGGCAATTTACTTGCCGAGCAAAGTTTTGACGCATGGGGCAGAGCAAGAAACCCCGAAACTTGGAAATACCCAAGTGAGGGCGTGGCTCTAAGCCACACCCTCACTATTGTGAACGGAAGAGGCTACACAGGGTACGAACATCTTACAAACTTCGGGCTTATAAACATGAACGGTCCCCGCCGGCACTCGTTTGTAACGAGTGCAACGACAGCATACGTCTTTAACTACGTTGTTAAAAGAATGCTTTATGTAAATACAGAAAAAAAACTTTCAACTTTTACCTTCAAACTTTCAACTTAACTTTAAGTCTTTCCTTCCTGTTCATAAAATATCCTGCTAAATTTTTAAATTTAAATTAAAAAAACGTTGCATTAAAAAAAAATAATTCTAACTTTGCAGCCCGAATAAAAAAAATATAACGAAATGCCTACAATTCAACAGTTAATAAGAAAAGGAAGAAAACGTGTAGAGAAAAAAAGTAAATCTCCGGCACTGAATTCAAGCCCTCAGAAGCGTGGAGTTTGTGTAAGAGTATATACAACTACACCAAAAAAACCAAATTCAGCAATGCGTAAAGTTGCAAGAGTTCGGTTAACAAACGGAAAAGAAGTAAACGCTTATATTCCGGGTGAAGGACACAACCTGCAAGAACACAGTATTGTGCTTGTAAGAGGCGGAAGAATCAAAGATCTTCCCGGTGTTCGTTATCATATTGTAAGGGGAACCCTCGATACACAGGGGGTTGACGACAGAACGCAAAGACGATCAAAATACGGAACTAAAAAACCTAAAAAATAAAAAATATTTAAGCTTGTTAAGTTATATATAAAGTATAAAATACTTTCAACTTTAAACTTTAAACTCAGTTAAATGAGAAATCAGAAGAAAAGAAATTTTAAAATTCAAGCAGACCCTAAATTTAATGATTTGCAGGTCACTTTGTTTGTGAATAATCTAATGTTAAGCGGTAAAAAGAATATTTCATACGGTATTTTTTATGATGCACTTGATATTGTTGAGCAAAGAGCAAAAGATATTGAGCTTGCAC comes from the Bacteroidales bacterium genome and includes:
- the rpsL gene encoding 30S ribosomal protein S12, with product MPTIQQLIRKGRKRVEKKSKSPALNSSPQKRGVCVRVYTTTPKKPNSAMRKVARVRLTNGKEVNAYIPGEGHNLQEHSIVLVRGGRIKDLPGVRYHIVRGTLDTQGVDDRTQRRSKYGTKKPKK